The Bombus vancouverensis nearcticus chromosome 2, iyBomVanc1_principal, whole genome shotgun sequence genome window below encodes:
- the LOC117166818 gene encoding sodium- and chloride-dependent glycine transporter 1 isoform X2, producing MEESSPRIRSYLECWDNEDKYSVANSQAPLQAGEEEHPERGTWTGKFDFLLSLLGYSVGLGNVWRFPYLCYSNGGGAFLIPFTIMLIIAGLPLMFMELSLGQYASLGPVAAYKRFCPLLRGLGYGMVLVSSVVMLYYNLIIAWTLYYIFVSVAGAGKLPWSKCEPPWSTEDCFMPEAAEACMSQNMSYFKTRCLNSTQMASMGLTIENITSAIRRPPAEEYFNNHVLGMSSGIEETGSIRPSMAVNLLLAWIIVFLCLSKGVQSSGKVVYFTALFPYVVLITLFIRGILLPGADEGILFYLTPDWKRLMSAKVWGDAAVQIFFALSPAWGGLITLSSYNKFTNNCYKDSLIVAVSNIGTSFFAGFVIFSVIGFLAHELDVPVASVVDQGAGLAFIVYPEVVARLPVAPLWSLLFFVMLLTLGLDSQFALMETVTTAILDAFPALRNYKLWVVLAAAVFGYAGGIIFTTNAGMYWLQLMDKYAANWSVLLIAIGECILVAWIYGADRFLDDVQQMIGPRSRPWRFFWTWMWKVITPATLFFILFFNWVEYEPLTYGGYVYPKWADVVGWVVGIIPVLVIVGVALNQLRDRRRRPAYDEDDDDDDDLDNRLSWQRPGKGKTKKSNGKNVWWRAKMLLQPTSDWGPAARNPSTPSRTLTHTPSPGPPAGYNSVRDTIVLVNGQPMIQPSGTSGTTQKLPGPSILKNSSKTDLITSQQV from the exons ATGGAGGAGTCCTCACCAAGGATTCGTTCCTATCTGGAATGCTGGGac AACGAAGACAAGTACTCGGTGGCGAACAGCCAGGCACCATTGCAGGCTGGCGAAGAGGAACACCCAGAACGCGGTACATGGACAGGGAAATTCGACTTCCTGTTGTCTCTTCTGGGCTACAGCGTCGGCCTTGGCAATGTCTGGCGATTTCCGTATCTGTGCTACTCGAACGGAGGGGGTGCTTTCTTAATACCGTTTACGATAATGCTCATTATCGCCGGGCTTCCTCTCATGTTCATGGAGCTTTCCTTAG GGCAGTACGCGAGCCTTGGCCCAGTGGCAGCATACAAACGCTTCTGCCCCTTACTCCGCGGCTTGGGGTATGGAATGGTGTTGGTCAGCTCGGTGGTGATGCTCTACTACAATTTGATCATCGCCTGGACCCTTTATTACATCTTCGTTTCCGTGGCCG GAGCTGGTAAACTGCCATGGAGCAAGTGCGAACCACCATGGAGCACCGAAGACTGCTTCATGCCAGAAGCTGCCGAGGCGTGTATGTCTCAAAACATGAGCTACTTCAAAACAAGATGTTTAAATTCCACTCAGATGGCCTCCATGGGCCTGACTATAGAGAACATCACTAGTGCCATTAGAAGACCACCTGCTGAGGAATATTTCAA CAATCACGTGTTGGGGATGAGTAGCGGCATCGAGGAGACAGGTTCAATTCGACCCTCGATGGCAGTGAATCTCCTGTTGGCTTGGATTATCGTCTTCCTCTGTCTGAGCAAAGGTGTTCAAAGCTCGGGAAAGGTTGTATATTTCACTGCTCTCTTCCCATACGTCGTTCTG ATCACTCTTTTCATTCGAGGGATTTTACTTCCCGGCGCCGACGAGGGCATTCTCTTTTATCTAACGCCCGATTGGAAAAGGCTAATGTCCGCGAAAGTGTGGGGCGACGCCGCTGTGCAGATTTTCTTCGCTTTGAGCCCTGCTTGGGGTGGTTTGATAACGCTCAGCTCCTACAACAAATTCACCAACAATTGTTACAAGGATTCGTTGATCGTCGCCGTCAGCAATATCGGCACGTCCTTCTTCGCTGGTTTTGTCATCTTTTCTGTGATCGGATTCTTGGCTCACGAGCTTGACGTTCCTGTCGCGTCTGTCGTCGATCAGGGTGCTGGACTGGCTTTCATTGTCTATCCTGAG GTAGTAgctcgtttaccagttgcaccACTTTGGTCGCTGCTCTTCTTCGTGATGCTGCTCACTTTGGGTCTCGACTCTCAATTCGCACTGATGGAAACTGTTACCACAGCGATCCTTGATGCCTTTCCAGCATTGAGAAATTACAAATTATGGGTTGTCCTGGCAGCAGCTGTATTCGGTTACGCCGGTGGTATCATTTTCACTACCAAT GCTGGTATGTACTGGTTGCAATTGATGGACAAATACGCAGCGAATTGGTCGGTGTTATTGATCGCCATAGGCGAATGTATCTTGGTCGCTTGGATCTACGGTGCGGATCGATTTCTCGACGACGTGCAGCAGATGATCGGACCTCGTAGTCGTCCCTGGAGATTTTTCTGGACGTGGATGTGGAAAGTGATTACACCAGCTACGCTCTTCTTCATCCTATTTTTTAATTGGGTCGAATACGAACCGCTTACATACGGTGGCTACGTTTATCCAAAATGGGCGGACGTTGTTGGATGGGTTGTCGGTATAATACCAGTATTGGTCATCGTTGGCGTGGCTCTC AATCAACTGAGGGATCGGCGTCGTCGTCCTGCCtacgacgaggacgacgatgatGACGACGATCTCGACAACAGGCTGTCGTGGCAAAGACCAGGAAaagggaaaacgaagaaaagcaACGGGAAGAATGTTTGGTGGCGCGCGAAGATGCTTTTACAACCGACTTCTGATTGGGGTCCTGCGGCCAGAAACCCTTCTACCCCATCGAGAACGCTCACTCATACACCGTCGCCAG GCCCACCAGCAGGATACAATTCCGTGAGAGACACCATAGTCCTGGTAAACGGTCAGCCAATGATACAACCCTCGGGCACGTCTGGCACCACTCAGAAGCTTCCTGGACCGTCGATCCTGAAGAATTCTAGTAAAACCGATTTGATCACATCCCAGCAAGTCTGA
- the LOC117166818 gene encoding sodium- and chloride-dependent glycine transporter 1 isoform X1, giving the protein MEESSPRIRSYLECWDQNEDKYSVANSQAPLQAGEEEHPERGTWTGKFDFLLSLLGYSVGLGNVWRFPYLCYSNGGGAFLIPFTIMLIIAGLPLMFMELSLGQYASLGPVAAYKRFCPLLRGLGYGMVLVSSVVMLYYNLIIAWTLYYIFVSVAGAGKLPWSKCEPPWSTEDCFMPEAAEACMSQNMSYFKTRCLNSTQMASMGLTIENITSAIRRPPAEEYFNNHVLGMSSGIEETGSIRPSMAVNLLLAWIIVFLCLSKGVQSSGKVVYFTALFPYVVLITLFIRGILLPGADEGILFYLTPDWKRLMSAKVWGDAAVQIFFALSPAWGGLITLSSYNKFTNNCYKDSLIVAVSNIGTSFFAGFVIFSVIGFLAHELDVPVASVVDQGAGLAFIVYPEVVARLPVAPLWSLLFFVMLLTLGLDSQFALMETVTTAILDAFPALRNYKLWVVLAAAVFGYAGGIIFTTNAGMYWLQLMDKYAANWSVLLIAIGECILVAWIYGADRFLDDVQQMIGPRSRPWRFFWTWMWKVITPATLFFILFFNWVEYEPLTYGGYVYPKWADVVGWVVGIIPVLVIVGVALNQLRDRRRRPAYDEDDDDDDDLDNRLSWQRPGKGKTKKSNGKNVWWRAKMLLQPTSDWGPAARNPSTPSRTLTHTPSPGPPAGYNSVRDTIVLVNGQPMIQPSGTSGTTQKLPGPSILKNSSKTDLITSQQV; this is encoded by the exons ATGGAGGAGTCCTCACCAAGGATTCGTTCCTATCTGGAATGCTGGGac CAGAACGAAGACAAGTACTCGGTGGCGAACAGCCAGGCACCATTGCAGGCTGGCGAAGAGGAACACCCAGAACGCGGTACATGGACAGGGAAATTCGACTTCCTGTTGTCTCTTCTGGGCTACAGCGTCGGCCTTGGCAATGTCTGGCGATTTCCGTATCTGTGCTACTCGAACGGAGGGGGTGCTTTCTTAATACCGTTTACGATAATGCTCATTATCGCCGGGCTTCCTCTCATGTTCATGGAGCTTTCCTTAG GGCAGTACGCGAGCCTTGGCCCAGTGGCAGCATACAAACGCTTCTGCCCCTTACTCCGCGGCTTGGGGTATGGAATGGTGTTGGTCAGCTCGGTGGTGATGCTCTACTACAATTTGATCATCGCCTGGACCCTTTATTACATCTTCGTTTCCGTGGCCG GAGCTGGTAAACTGCCATGGAGCAAGTGCGAACCACCATGGAGCACCGAAGACTGCTTCATGCCAGAAGCTGCCGAGGCGTGTATGTCTCAAAACATGAGCTACTTCAAAACAAGATGTTTAAATTCCACTCAGATGGCCTCCATGGGCCTGACTATAGAGAACATCACTAGTGCCATTAGAAGACCACCTGCTGAGGAATATTTCAA CAATCACGTGTTGGGGATGAGTAGCGGCATCGAGGAGACAGGTTCAATTCGACCCTCGATGGCAGTGAATCTCCTGTTGGCTTGGATTATCGTCTTCCTCTGTCTGAGCAAAGGTGTTCAAAGCTCGGGAAAGGTTGTATATTTCACTGCTCTCTTCCCATACGTCGTTCTG ATCACTCTTTTCATTCGAGGGATTTTACTTCCCGGCGCCGACGAGGGCATTCTCTTTTATCTAACGCCCGATTGGAAAAGGCTAATGTCCGCGAAAGTGTGGGGCGACGCCGCTGTGCAGATTTTCTTCGCTTTGAGCCCTGCTTGGGGTGGTTTGATAACGCTCAGCTCCTACAACAAATTCACCAACAATTGTTACAAGGATTCGTTGATCGTCGCCGTCAGCAATATCGGCACGTCCTTCTTCGCTGGTTTTGTCATCTTTTCTGTGATCGGATTCTTGGCTCACGAGCTTGACGTTCCTGTCGCGTCTGTCGTCGATCAGGGTGCTGGACTGGCTTTCATTGTCTATCCTGAG GTAGTAgctcgtttaccagttgcaccACTTTGGTCGCTGCTCTTCTTCGTGATGCTGCTCACTTTGGGTCTCGACTCTCAATTCGCACTGATGGAAACTGTTACCACAGCGATCCTTGATGCCTTTCCAGCATTGAGAAATTACAAATTATGGGTTGTCCTGGCAGCAGCTGTATTCGGTTACGCCGGTGGTATCATTTTCACTACCAAT GCTGGTATGTACTGGTTGCAATTGATGGACAAATACGCAGCGAATTGGTCGGTGTTATTGATCGCCATAGGCGAATGTATCTTGGTCGCTTGGATCTACGGTGCGGATCGATTTCTCGACGACGTGCAGCAGATGATCGGACCTCGTAGTCGTCCCTGGAGATTTTTCTGGACGTGGATGTGGAAAGTGATTACACCAGCTACGCTCTTCTTCATCCTATTTTTTAATTGGGTCGAATACGAACCGCTTACATACGGTGGCTACGTTTATCCAAAATGGGCGGACGTTGTTGGATGGGTTGTCGGTATAATACCAGTATTGGTCATCGTTGGCGTGGCTCTC AATCAACTGAGGGATCGGCGTCGTCGTCCTGCCtacgacgaggacgacgatgatGACGACGATCTCGACAACAGGCTGTCGTGGCAAAGACCAGGAAaagggaaaacgaagaaaagcaACGGGAAGAATGTTTGGTGGCGCGCGAAGATGCTTTTACAACCGACTTCTGATTGGGGTCCTGCGGCCAGAAACCCTTCTACCCCATCGAGAACGCTCACTCATACACCGTCGCCAG GCCCACCAGCAGGATACAATTCCGTGAGAGACACCATAGTCCTGGTAAACGGTCAGCCAATGATACAACCCTCGGGCACGTCTGGCACCACTCAGAAGCTTCCTGGACCGTCGATCCTGAAGAATTCTAGTAAAACCGATTTGATCACATCCCAGCAAGTCTGA
- the LOC117166818 gene encoding sodium- and chloride-dependent glycine transporter 1 isoform X3: MEFKGKQNEDKYSVANSQAPLQAGEEEHPERGTWTGKFDFLLSLLGYSVGLGNVWRFPYLCYSNGGGAFLIPFTIMLIIAGLPLMFMELSLGQYASLGPVAAYKRFCPLLRGLGYGMVLVSSVVMLYYNLIIAWTLYYIFVSVAGAGKLPWSKCEPPWSTEDCFMPEAAEACMSQNMSYFKTRCLNSTQMASMGLTIENITSAIRRPPAEEYFNNHVLGMSSGIEETGSIRPSMAVNLLLAWIIVFLCLSKGVQSSGKVVYFTALFPYVVLITLFIRGILLPGADEGILFYLTPDWKRLMSAKVWGDAAVQIFFALSPAWGGLITLSSYNKFTNNCYKDSLIVAVSNIGTSFFAGFVIFSVIGFLAHELDVPVASVVDQGAGLAFIVYPEVVARLPVAPLWSLLFFVMLLTLGLDSQFALMETVTTAILDAFPALRNYKLWVVLAAAVFGYAGGIIFTTNAGMYWLQLMDKYAANWSVLLIAIGECILVAWIYGADRFLDDVQQMIGPRSRPWRFFWTWMWKVITPATLFFILFFNWVEYEPLTYGGYVYPKWADVVGWVVGIIPVLVIVGVALNQLRDRRRRPAYDEDDDDDDDLDNRLSWQRPGKGKTKKSNGKNVWWRAKMLLQPTSDWGPAARNPSTPSRTLTHTPSPGPPAGYNSVRDTIVLVNGQPMIQPSGTSGTTQKLPGPSILKNSSKTDLITSQQV; encoded by the exons ATGGAATTTAAAGGCAAG CAGAACGAAGACAAGTACTCGGTGGCGAACAGCCAGGCACCATTGCAGGCTGGCGAAGAGGAACACCCAGAACGCGGTACATGGACAGGGAAATTCGACTTCCTGTTGTCTCTTCTGGGCTACAGCGTCGGCCTTGGCAATGTCTGGCGATTTCCGTATCTGTGCTACTCGAACGGAGGGGGTGCTTTCTTAATACCGTTTACGATAATGCTCATTATCGCCGGGCTTCCTCTCATGTTCATGGAGCTTTCCTTAG GGCAGTACGCGAGCCTTGGCCCAGTGGCAGCATACAAACGCTTCTGCCCCTTACTCCGCGGCTTGGGGTATGGAATGGTGTTGGTCAGCTCGGTGGTGATGCTCTACTACAATTTGATCATCGCCTGGACCCTTTATTACATCTTCGTTTCCGTGGCCG GAGCTGGTAAACTGCCATGGAGCAAGTGCGAACCACCATGGAGCACCGAAGACTGCTTCATGCCAGAAGCTGCCGAGGCGTGTATGTCTCAAAACATGAGCTACTTCAAAACAAGATGTTTAAATTCCACTCAGATGGCCTCCATGGGCCTGACTATAGAGAACATCACTAGTGCCATTAGAAGACCACCTGCTGAGGAATATTTCAA CAATCACGTGTTGGGGATGAGTAGCGGCATCGAGGAGACAGGTTCAATTCGACCCTCGATGGCAGTGAATCTCCTGTTGGCTTGGATTATCGTCTTCCTCTGTCTGAGCAAAGGTGTTCAAAGCTCGGGAAAGGTTGTATATTTCACTGCTCTCTTCCCATACGTCGTTCTG ATCACTCTTTTCATTCGAGGGATTTTACTTCCCGGCGCCGACGAGGGCATTCTCTTTTATCTAACGCCCGATTGGAAAAGGCTAATGTCCGCGAAAGTGTGGGGCGACGCCGCTGTGCAGATTTTCTTCGCTTTGAGCCCTGCTTGGGGTGGTTTGATAACGCTCAGCTCCTACAACAAATTCACCAACAATTGTTACAAGGATTCGTTGATCGTCGCCGTCAGCAATATCGGCACGTCCTTCTTCGCTGGTTTTGTCATCTTTTCTGTGATCGGATTCTTGGCTCACGAGCTTGACGTTCCTGTCGCGTCTGTCGTCGATCAGGGTGCTGGACTGGCTTTCATTGTCTATCCTGAG GTAGTAgctcgtttaccagttgcaccACTTTGGTCGCTGCTCTTCTTCGTGATGCTGCTCACTTTGGGTCTCGACTCTCAATTCGCACTGATGGAAACTGTTACCACAGCGATCCTTGATGCCTTTCCAGCATTGAGAAATTACAAATTATGGGTTGTCCTGGCAGCAGCTGTATTCGGTTACGCCGGTGGTATCATTTTCACTACCAAT GCTGGTATGTACTGGTTGCAATTGATGGACAAATACGCAGCGAATTGGTCGGTGTTATTGATCGCCATAGGCGAATGTATCTTGGTCGCTTGGATCTACGGTGCGGATCGATTTCTCGACGACGTGCAGCAGATGATCGGACCTCGTAGTCGTCCCTGGAGATTTTTCTGGACGTGGATGTGGAAAGTGATTACACCAGCTACGCTCTTCTTCATCCTATTTTTTAATTGGGTCGAATACGAACCGCTTACATACGGTGGCTACGTTTATCCAAAATGGGCGGACGTTGTTGGATGGGTTGTCGGTATAATACCAGTATTGGTCATCGTTGGCGTGGCTCTC AATCAACTGAGGGATCGGCGTCGTCGTCCTGCCtacgacgaggacgacgatgatGACGACGATCTCGACAACAGGCTGTCGTGGCAAAGACCAGGAAaagggaaaacgaagaaaagcaACGGGAAGAATGTTTGGTGGCGCGCGAAGATGCTTTTACAACCGACTTCTGATTGGGGTCCTGCGGCCAGAAACCCTTCTACCCCATCGAGAACGCTCACTCATACACCGTCGCCAG GCCCACCAGCAGGATACAATTCCGTGAGAGACACCATAGTCCTGGTAAACGGTCAGCCAATGATACAACCCTCGGGCACGTCTGGCACCACTCAGAAGCTTCCTGGACCGTCGATCCTGAAGAATTCTAGTAAAACCGATTTGATCACATCCCAGCAAGTCTGA
- the LOC117166818 gene encoding sodium- and chloride-dependent glycine transporter 1 isoform X4 translates to MEFKGKNEDKYSVANSQAPLQAGEEEHPERGTWTGKFDFLLSLLGYSVGLGNVWRFPYLCYSNGGGAFLIPFTIMLIIAGLPLMFMELSLGQYASLGPVAAYKRFCPLLRGLGYGMVLVSSVVMLYYNLIIAWTLYYIFVSVAGAGKLPWSKCEPPWSTEDCFMPEAAEACMSQNMSYFKTRCLNSTQMASMGLTIENITSAIRRPPAEEYFNNHVLGMSSGIEETGSIRPSMAVNLLLAWIIVFLCLSKGVQSSGKVVYFTALFPYVVLITLFIRGILLPGADEGILFYLTPDWKRLMSAKVWGDAAVQIFFALSPAWGGLITLSSYNKFTNNCYKDSLIVAVSNIGTSFFAGFVIFSVIGFLAHELDVPVASVVDQGAGLAFIVYPEVVARLPVAPLWSLLFFVMLLTLGLDSQFALMETVTTAILDAFPALRNYKLWVVLAAAVFGYAGGIIFTTNAGMYWLQLMDKYAANWSVLLIAIGECILVAWIYGADRFLDDVQQMIGPRSRPWRFFWTWMWKVITPATLFFILFFNWVEYEPLTYGGYVYPKWADVVGWVVGIIPVLVIVGVALNQLRDRRRRPAYDEDDDDDDDLDNRLSWQRPGKGKTKKSNGKNVWWRAKMLLQPTSDWGPAARNPSTPSRTLTHTPSPGPPAGYNSVRDTIVLVNGQPMIQPSGTSGTTQKLPGPSILKNSSKTDLITSQQV, encoded by the exons ATGGAATTTAAAGGCAAG AACGAAGACAAGTACTCGGTGGCGAACAGCCAGGCACCATTGCAGGCTGGCGAAGAGGAACACCCAGAACGCGGTACATGGACAGGGAAATTCGACTTCCTGTTGTCTCTTCTGGGCTACAGCGTCGGCCTTGGCAATGTCTGGCGATTTCCGTATCTGTGCTACTCGAACGGAGGGGGTGCTTTCTTAATACCGTTTACGATAATGCTCATTATCGCCGGGCTTCCTCTCATGTTCATGGAGCTTTCCTTAG GGCAGTACGCGAGCCTTGGCCCAGTGGCAGCATACAAACGCTTCTGCCCCTTACTCCGCGGCTTGGGGTATGGAATGGTGTTGGTCAGCTCGGTGGTGATGCTCTACTACAATTTGATCATCGCCTGGACCCTTTATTACATCTTCGTTTCCGTGGCCG GAGCTGGTAAACTGCCATGGAGCAAGTGCGAACCACCATGGAGCACCGAAGACTGCTTCATGCCAGAAGCTGCCGAGGCGTGTATGTCTCAAAACATGAGCTACTTCAAAACAAGATGTTTAAATTCCACTCAGATGGCCTCCATGGGCCTGACTATAGAGAACATCACTAGTGCCATTAGAAGACCACCTGCTGAGGAATATTTCAA CAATCACGTGTTGGGGATGAGTAGCGGCATCGAGGAGACAGGTTCAATTCGACCCTCGATGGCAGTGAATCTCCTGTTGGCTTGGATTATCGTCTTCCTCTGTCTGAGCAAAGGTGTTCAAAGCTCGGGAAAGGTTGTATATTTCACTGCTCTCTTCCCATACGTCGTTCTG ATCACTCTTTTCATTCGAGGGATTTTACTTCCCGGCGCCGACGAGGGCATTCTCTTTTATCTAACGCCCGATTGGAAAAGGCTAATGTCCGCGAAAGTGTGGGGCGACGCCGCTGTGCAGATTTTCTTCGCTTTGAGCCCTGCTTGGGGTGGTTTGATAACGCTCAGCTCCTACAACAAATTCACCAACAATTGTTACAAGGATTCGTTGATCGTCGCCGTCAGCAATATCGGCACGTCCTTCTTCGCTGGTTTTGTCATCTTTTCTGTGATCGGATTCTTGGCTCACGAGCTTGACGTTCCTGTCGCGTCTGTCGTCGATCAGGGTGCTGGACTGGCTTTCATTGTCTATCCTGAG GTAGTAgctcgtttaccagttgcaccACTTTGGTCGCTGCTCTTCTTCGTGATGCTGCTCACTTTGGGTCTCGACTCTCAATTCGCACTGATGGAAACTGTTACCACAGCGATCCTTGATGCCTTTCCAGCATTGAGAAATTACAAATTATGGGTTGTCCTGGCAGCAGCTGTATTCGGTTACGCCGGTGGTATCATTTTCACTACCAAT GCTGGTATGTACTGGTTGCAATTGATGGACAAATACGCAGCGAATTGGTCGGTGTTATTGATCGCCATAGGCGAATGTATCTTGGTCGCTTGGATCTACGGTGCGGATCGATTTCTCGACGACGTGCAGCAGATGATCGGACCTCGTAGTCGTCCCTGGAGATTTTTCTGGACGTGGATGTGGAAAGTGATTACACCAGCTACGCTCTTCTTCATCCTATTTTTTAATTGGGTCGAATACGAACCGCTTACATACGGTGGCTACGTTTATCCAAAATGGGCGGACGTTGTTGGATGGGTTGTCGGTATAATACCAGTATTGGTCATCGTTGGCGTGGCTCTC AATCAACTGAGGGATCGGCGTCGTCGTCCTGCCtacgacgaggacgacgatgatGACGACGATCTCGACAACAGGCTGTCGTGGCAAAGACCAGGAAaagggaaaacgaagaaaagcaACGGGAAGAATGTTTGGTGGCGCGCGAAGATGCTTTTACAACCGACTTCTGATTGGGGTCCTGCGGCCAGAAACCCTTCTACCCCATCGAGAACGCTCACTCATACACCGTCGCCAG GCCCACCAGCAGGATACAATTCCGTGAGAGACACCATAGTCCTGGTAAACGGTCAGCCAATGATACAACCCTCGGGCACGTCTGGCACCACTCAGAAGCTTCCTGGACCGTCGATCCTGAAGAATTCTAGTAAAACCGATTTGATCACATCCCAGCAAGTCTGA